The following coding sequences are from one Alosa alosa isolate M-15738 ecotype Scorff River chromosome 3, AALO_Geno_1.1, whole genome shotgun sequence window:
- the LOC125292093 gene encoding calcium-binding mitochondrial carrier protein Aralar1-like has protein sequence MAVKVQSTKRADPHELKDIFLKHASVTDTDGEHYMTPGDFVQKYLGLHTQPHHNPDTVQLIAGVADTTKDGLISFQEFLAFESVLCVPDALFIVAFQLFDKTGTGDISFENVRDIFNQTTVHHHIPFNWNCEFIRLHFGNDRKKHLSYLEFTQFLQELQLEHARQAFAQKDKSKSGVISALDFSDIMATIRHHMLTTFVEENLVSAAGGATSHMVSFSYFNAFNSLLNNMELIRKIYSTLSGTRKDTEVTKGEFIQAANKFGQITPMEIDILYQLSGLHSHSGRVTFADIERIAPLEEGAVPYHLAEIQRQHAHGDGSRPIWLQAAESAYRFLLGSIAGATGATAVYPIDLVKTRMQNQRSTGSFVGELMYKNSFDCAKKVLRYEGFFGFYRGLVPQLIGVAPEKAIKLTMNDFVRDKFTNDKDGSIPLLAEVLAGGCAGGSQVIFTNPLEIVKIRLQVAGEIATTKRVSALNVVQELGFFGLYKGAKACFLRDIPFSAIYFPVYAHTKTQFADEDGRLGAMQLLTAGAIAGVPAASLVTPADVIKTRLQVAARAGQTSYNGVIDCFRKILHEEGFKAFWKGAGARVFRSSPQFGVTLVTYELLQRWFYVDFGGHRPAGSEPTPKSRISELPPIRPDHVGGFRLAAATFAGVEEKFGLHLPRFRTPMSEPKVQSPPAPAKAS, from the exons CATGCCAGTGTCACGGACACAGATGGGGAGCATTACATGACCCCTGGTGATTTTGTGCAGAAGTATCTAGGCCTGCACACCCAGCCTCACCACAACCCAGATACGGTGCAGCTCATCGCCGGAGTTGCTGACACCACCAAGGATGG ACTGATCTCCTTCCAGGAGTTTCTGGCCTTTGAATCAGTTCTGTGTGTCCCCGATGCCCTTTTTATAGTGGCCTTTCAGTTATTTGACAAGACTGGCACAGGGGACATCTCATTTG AAAATGTCAGGGATATCTTCAACCAGACCACGGTGCATCACCACATCCCTTTCAACTGGAACTGTGAGTTCATCAGACTACATTTTGGCAATGACAGAAAGAAGCACCTCAGTTACCTGGAATTTACTCAGTTCCTGCAG GAGCTGCAACTGGAGCATGCTCGGCAGGCGTTTGCACAGAAGGACAAGAGCAAGAGCGGTGTCATCTCTGCCTTGGACTTCAGTGACATCATGGCGACCATCCGCCACCACATGCTCACTACGTTTGTGGAAGAGAACCTTGTTTCA GCTGCAGGCGGAGCGACCTCCCACATGGTCAGCTTCTCCTACTTCAATGCCTTCAACTCCTTACTCAACAACATGGAGCTGATCCGCAAGATCTACAGCACACTGTCTGGCACACGCAAagacactgaggtcaccaaag GGGAGTTTATCCAAGCGGCCAATAAGTTTGGTCAGATTACTCCAATGGAGATTGACATCCTGTACCAGCTTTCCGGTCTCCATTCTCATTCTGG GAGGGTGACCTTTGCAGACATTGAGAGGATAGCACCGTTGGAGGAGGGGGCCGTGCCCTACCACCTCGCTGAGATCCAGAGACAG cacgcTCATGGAGATGGGTCTCGGCCAATCTGGCTCCAGGCTGCCGAGTCTGCTTACAGGTTCCTTCTGGGCTCAATCGCCGGAG CGACTGGCGCGACCGCCGTGTACCCCATCGACCTGGTGAAGACCCGCATGCAGAACCAGCGCTCCACCGGCTCCTTCGTGGGTGAGCTCATGTACAAGAACAGCTTCGACTGCGCCAAGAAAGTGCTGCGTTATGAGGGCTTCTTTGGATTCTACCGAG GTCTCGTGCCACAACTCATTGGTGTGGCTCCAGAAAAAGCCATCAAGCTCACG ATGAATGACTTTGTGAGGGATAAATTCACCAATGACAAAGATGGAAGCATTCCCCTCCTTGCTGAGGTGCTGGCTGGTGGATGT GCTGGAGGCTCACAGGTCATCTTCACCAACCCGCTGGAGATTGTGAAGATCCGTCTCCAGGTGGCAGGAGAGATCGCCACGACGAAGCGGGTCAGCGCCCTCAATGTGGTGCAGGAGCTCGGCTTCTTCGGCCTCTACAAG GGCGCCAAGGCCTGTTTTCTGCGTGACATCCCCTTCTCTGCCATATACTTCCCTGTGTACGCTCACACCAAAACCCAGTTTGCAGACGAGGACGGCAGGTTGGGGGCCATGCAGCTGCTCACTGCTGGCGCCATTGCAG GTGTCCCTGCCGCCTCTCTGGTGACCCCCGCTGATGTGATCAAGACCAGGCTGCAGGTGGCAGCCCGTGCCGGTCAGACCTCCTACAATGGAGTCATCGACTGCTTCCGCAAGATCCTGCATGAGGAGGGCTTCAAGGCCTTCTGGAAGGGGGCAGGAG CCCGTGTGTTTAGGTCCTCACCCCAGTTTGGCGTCACCCTGGTGACTTACGAGCTTCTGCAGAGGTGGTTCTACGTTGACTTTGGAGGACA CCGCCCCGCTGGCTCTGAGCCGACACCCAAGTCCCGCATCTCGGAGCTGCCGCCTATCAGGCCTGACCACGTTGGCGGCTTCCGCTTGGCCGCAGCCACCTTCgctggtgtggaggagaagtttGGCCTACACTTGCCCAGATTCAGGACCCCCATGTCTGAGCCCAAGGTCCAGTCTCCGCCTGCCCCTGCCAAGGCCTCGTGA